From Trichoderma atroviride chromosome 1, complete sequence, one genomic window encodes:
- a CDS encoding uncharacterized protein (BUSCO:EOG092D2CAF), which produces MGKSSKDKRDAYYRLAKEQGWRARSAFKLLQLDEEFDLFSNVSRVVDLCAAPGSWSQVLSRVLIKGEKFGRSAWQDRDAKVRQQMLGVFSDAFTPEQKESIENSTWSGDEAAQNNGVDAAASRDVKIVSIDLQPISPLAGITTLRADITHPATVPLLLSALDPSYDPAAVAGTQAQHPVDLVLSDGAPDVTGLHDLDIYVQSQLLFAALNLALCVLKPGGKFVAKIFRGRNVDILYAQLKIFFEKVIVAKPRSSRASSVEAFIVCLNFRPPAGFQASLEEPLGVGQRLDTLVREREMQLPIVAEATMQSEKGTWDCSAVSTPATSHESGITEVEVYDEVEGNNMGNGARWIAPFIACGDLSAFDSDASYQLPEDYVSLDPVQPPIAPPYKRALEMRAGLSKPAKV; this is translated from the exons ATGGGCAAATCCTCCAAAGACAAGCGTGACGCCTACTACCGGCTCGCGAAAGAGCAAGGATGGCGTGCAAGAAGCGCAttcaagcttctccagcttgacGAAG AGTTCGACCTCTTCTCAAACGTTTCCCGTGTCGTCGACCTTTGCGCCGCCCCTGGCTCCTGGTCCCAGGTCCTTTCCCGAGTACTCATCAAAGGCGAGAAATTCGGCCGTTCAGCATGGCAAGATCGCGATGCCAAAGTGCGCCAGCAAATGCTCGGTGTCTTTTCCGACGCTTTTACGCCCGAACAGAAGGAATCAATAGAAAACTCCACCTGGTCTGGCGATGAGGCGGCGCAAAACAATGGAGTGGAcgcagcagccagccgaGATGTCAAAATCGTCTCCATCGATCTCCAGCCCATCTCCCCCCTCGCCGGCATCACGACTTTGCGGGCAGACATCACACATCCCGCCACCGTGCCGCTGCTCCTCTCTGCGCTCGACCCATCGTACGATCCTGCCGCCGTCGCAGGCACCCAAGCTCAGCATCCCGTCGATCTCGTTCTTAGCGATGGCGCCCCCGACGTCACGGGCCTTCACGATCTTGACATATACGTGCAGTCGCAGCTACTTTTCGCCGCGCTCAACCTCGCACTCTGCGTGCTGAAGCCGGGCGGCAAGTTTGTCGCAAAGATCTTCCGGGGCCGAAACGTGGACATTCTGTATGCGCAGCTCAAAATCTTCTTTGAAAAAGTCATCGTGGCGAAGCCGAGAAGTAGCAGAGCGAGCAGTGTGGAGGCTTTCATTGTATGCTTGAACTTTCGACCGCCAGCGGGCTTCCAGGCCAGTCTAGAGGAGCCGCTCGGAGTAGGGCAGCGCCTGGATACGCTGGTGCGAGAGAGGGAGATGCAGCTACCAATTGTCGCTGAAGCAACCATGCAATCAGAAAAGGGAACTTGGGACTGCAGCGCTGTATCGACGCCGGCGACATCACACGAGAGCGGAATCACGGAAGTGGAGGTATATGACGAGGTTGAAGGGAACAATATGGGAAATGGAGCCCGGTGGATTGCACCTTTTATTGCTTGCGGCGATCTATCGGCCTTTGACTCCGACGCTTCCTACCAGCTTCCCGAGGACTACGTCTCTCTAGATCCTGTCCAGCCTCCCATCGCTCCGCCATATAAGAGAGCCCTCGAAATGCGGGCTGGGCTATCCAAACCCGCCAAAGTGTAG
- a CDS encoding uncharacterized protein (EggNog:ENOG41~BUSCO:EOG092D0431~TransMembrane:2 (o447-472i673-692o)), protein MTTQLLATELANLIQESKRKHSDLRQAAERSLEELKGLGNVSEATAPELLSQKSSFVNPFIIACGTKNAKFTGIAIVCLQRLIVAKALPRAKLNQVLESLMQASSAGLDVQLKILQALPSLLQNYSSDLNGDLLVTALNICFILQSSKNAIVNNTSAATLQQLVVSVFDKVVAEDKNNIDAPIVGEAPSGDGKVELRAAALDAYRIFNDLCLLTENQRSEFLRFSGLQQTFGLELIESVITNHAAVFTSHPEQTHILRERVMPLLMSALKGRPSFATTVRLVRILYTLLRRHISVLPSECGDALLLLTTLLDQDTAVWKRALCMEVFRGIFAEHALVRRIFAMYDAKEGEKDIIKTLTATFVRLSTEKPAVIGLGHQSTMPVADPSGSSGLSADPALIEATSVTGIISGSVGLEGSSVGISIQWSSVRVPCIDQLDKTEAPAIPESYIYSLILACVSSLSDGLAKFILPLTVPNENRARRKTSRQDMGRSSPAPSQLEAEAPPRGGLRERSASFKRNPVPINPLEQEDHPAHAEVKICSEIVNECWPAILATCSTFLYAALDSEYYHGLVRAFQRFAHVAGLLQLTTPRDAFLSTLGKAAVPPNILSACFNAGQSRSVATTPTEAQNSVFSNARGLLSVESLTQVSSPTERQRQGSMDASITLNTRNLLCLRALLNLGIALGPTLGLAWGIILETLQQADFVLYVTGKAPGRNQSLGRGGQDYQNETEANSLMANFSTEVRSVETAASRLIESSVDFPNESFIEVVQAICGLLPDEGQANSSTPNTEQPQQSQQGKASSGQHRRVLSFSSQSSTTSNQELQFALAKLGEIAMINLERLLAYDPKESGWNSLMQRLIQTLDSSAISPPVRTRASEILAKLALEAATAAGGQSPEVRGAIQLRLLGALRDSLKSLQKGGRDISVANATTDIEIHRIILDGLRSIIEDCGQTLVSGWDVTFDIIGSVFKTREENLEEDKESVTSARNLGTRSSKLVRSSFSSLQLICSDFLPSLPNSCFLILVDTLYKFSSQNDDLNIALTTVTFFWALSDFLSGKDKSLDITIDLFQDADVDTLERLAADHGGRGSGAALWMLLLLRLTAVASDDRVELRNTAIQTLLRIFDAYGERLSPEAWSICIKSVVFKLLTSLEEELRRTKDEEAAKNDRSEWHDTAVVVLNGISTLLGNNLEVLTAHSSFNKLWNELLEHLATLLDFQVLDINTATFKTLGHVLSQSGDEDKPVFNETTVTFAWDLWSRGIPITKSPDGKIPDNQNCLTAYVAALREVYRLIKSDLTVERVQRILALLRKTVEEASVGSYATDIDNLTQLQAQILDAVKMIRTDIDGVPSALIVQVAEFVTLAYDQDYESRPVSKRTYVAMSKASMQMLESLIVSHSSDADIYKSGSVVTALSALCRPISLKYQFPITTRSIQPWKLATSTALVVIQATLSKLDDLDIPTATIQDIWQLIAEIADGILSADCSNTPPGTDIGDDEAADIGSFQKLVELIIPLIGSEKVKEETRSAYTKSLFKTSIIHEPPSADKLALEDGEAGLSKLYTPRTGRTISDPPTLRTKMAYVAFEELFLLISVDEPAAHKPSAAKPMADYSACRTRIACSAAPYLVLRCALTLRAYVSDQPLRGKMPQPLSQRKELLWTLQKVVYLQSQSEAISPLEGAKSESRKHLLRLYVLIVKALGVHGDEKVLSLLRQALEIVGGEFGAV, encoded by the exons ATGACGACGCAGCTTCTGGCCACGGAGCTAGCTAATCTCATTCAGGAGAGCAAGCGGAAACACAGTGACCTTCGACAG GCAGCTGAAAGATCCCTAGAGGAGCTGAAAGGCCTCGGCAATGTGTCCGAAGCCACAGCTCCTGAGC TGCTCTCCCAAAAGTCCAGCTTTGTGAATCCCTTTATTATCGCATGTGGAACCAAGAATGCAAAATTCACCGGCATTGCGATAGTCTGTCTGCAGCGGCTCATCGTTGCGAAAGCGCTGCCCAGGGCCAAGCTCAACCAGGTCTTGGAGTCGTTGATGCAGGCATCATCGGCTGGGCTTGACGTTCAGTTAAAGATTCTGCAAGCGTTGCcttcgctgctgcagaactACTCGTCAGATTTGAATGGCGACCTTCTTGTCACTGCCTTGAAtatctgcttcatcttgcaGAGTAGCAAGAATGCCATTGTGAATAATACCTCAGCTGCTACCCTCCAACAGCTGGTTGTTTCAGTCTTTGATAAAGTAGTTGCCGAAGATA AGAACAATATTGATGCCCCTATTGTGGGAGAAGCGCCATCTGGGGATGGTAAAGTAGAGCTTCGCGCAGCCGCGTTGGATGCCTATCGT ATTTTCAATGACTTATGCCTCTTGACTGAGAATCAACGGTCCGAGTTTTTACGGTTTTCAGGCTTGCAGCAAACATTTGGGTTAGAGTTGATCGAGTCAGTCATCACAAATCATGCAGCCGTCTTTACGAGCCATCCTGAGCAAACCCATATTCTCCGCGAGCGCGTTATGCCTCTTTTGATGAGTGCTCTTAAAGGGAGGCCATCGTTCGCCACAACTGTGAGACTCGTACGCATTCTCTATACCCTGTTGCGTCGCCATATTAGCGTCTTGCCTTCAGAGTGCGGCGATGCGCTCTTGCTGCTTACAACCCTCTTGGACCAAGATACCGCTGTGTGGAAGCGAGCGTTGTGCATGGAAGTATTTCGCGGCATATTTGCTGAACATGCCCTTGTCCGTCGCATATTCGCCATGTATGACGCcaaggagggcgagaaggATATAATCAAAACACTTACCGCGACATTTGTTCGACTCAGTACTGAGAAGCCAGCAGTAATTGGTCTAGGCCATCAATCCACGATGCCGGTTGCCGATCCTTCTGGAAGCTCTGGCCTATCTGCAGACCCAGCCTTGATCGAAGCTACTAGTGTTACTGGAATAATCAGCGGCTCTGTTGGATTGGAGGGTTCCAGCGTAGGCATTAGCATACAATGGAGCTCTGTACGCGTTCCTTGTATAGACCAGCTGGACAAAACCGAAGCACCGGCTATTCCTGAATCGTATATCTACAGCTTGATACTAGCATGTGTCTCATCGCTGTCAGACGGGCTTGCCAAGTTTATCCTACCTCTTACAGTTCCTAACGAGAATCGAGCTCGGAGAAAAACATCAAGGCAGGATATGGGACGTAGCTCACCTGCTCCGTCCCAGCTAGAAGCAGAAGCCCCGCCTCGCGGAGGATTGCGGGAACGATCGGCTTCATTTAAGAGAAACCCCGTGCCGATTAATCCTCTGGAGCAGGAAGATCATCCTGCACACGCAGAGGTCAAGATTTGTTCGGAAATCGTCAACGAGTGCTGGCCTGCTATCCTGGCAACATGCTCGACCTTTTTATATGCCGCCCTGGACTCAGAGTATTACCACGGTTTGGTTCGCGCATTTCAACGATTTGCCCATGTTGCAGGCCTGTTGCAGCTTACAACGCCGCGAGATGCATTCTTATCTACACTTGGAAAAGCCGCTGTGCCTCCAAATATTCTGAGTGCATGCTTCAATGCCGGCCAGTCACGATCGGTAGCCACCACACCAACGGAAGCTCAGAACAGCGTTTTTAGCAATGCCCGTGGCCTTTTAAGCGTCGAAAGCTTGACACAGGTGTCGAGCCCTACTGAGAGGCAGCGACAAGGGTCCATGGATGCATCAATTACTCTTAATACACGTAACCTCCTCTGTCTACGAGCTCTACTCAATCTTGGCATTGCACTTGGTCCGACGCTTGGGCTCGCCTGGGGTATCATACTGGAGACGCTACAGCAGGCAGACTTTGTGCTCTATGTGACCGGAAAAGCCCCAGGGAGGAATCAGTCTCTAGGTCGCGGCGGACAAGATTACCAAAACGAAACAGAAGCCAATTCGCTCATGGCGAACTTCAGCACCGAAGTTCGATCGGTGGAAACGGCCGCCTCTAGATTGATCGAAAGCAGTGTTGACTTTCCCAACGAGTCGTTTATCGAGGTGGTTCAAGCCATCTGCGGCTTACTGCCAGATGAAGGCCAAGCAAACTCAAGCACACCAAACACAGAACAGCCACAGCAGAGCCAGCAGGGCAAAGCCTCATCTGGGCAGCATCGGCGGGTGCTCAGCTTCTCTAGCCAATCCTCGACAACATCCAATCAAGAACTTCAATTTGCACTGGCCAAGCTCGGGGAGATTGCCATGATCAATCTAGAACGACTACTGGCATACGATCCAAAAGAATCAGGTTGGAATTCCCTAATGCAGAGGTTGATTCAGACATTAGATTCGAGCGCCATTAGCCCACCGGTGAGAACAAGAGCCTCAGAGATTCTCGCAAAACTGGCGCTCGAAGCAGCTACTGCAGCGGGCGGACAATCCCCTGAAGTCCGAGGGGCTATTCAACTCAGATTGCTGGGAGCACTCCGTGACTCATTGAAATCTTTGCAGAAAGGCGGCCGAGATATCTCCGTTGCAAATGCGACAACCGATATTGAGATTCATAGAATCATTTTGGATGGCCTGCGAAGTATTATCGAAGATTGTGGGCAAACTCTAGTAAGCGGCTGGGATGTCACGTTTGATATCATCGGAAGCGTTTTCAaaacgagagaagagaatctggaagaggacaaggaaTCAGTCACCAGTGCTCGGAACCTGGGCACACGATCTTCCAAACTTGTGCGGTCTTCTTTCAGCTCACTTCAGCTCATTTGCTCAGATTTTCTACCATCGTTGCCCAACTCATGCTTCTTAATTCTGGTCGACACACTCTACAAATTCAGTTCACAAAATGACGATCTGAATATTGCATTGACG ACTGTGACCTTTTTCTGGGCCCTGTCTGATTTCCTATCTGGCAAGGACAAGTCACTGGATATCACGATTGACTTGTTTCAAGACGCTGATGTGGACACGCTAGAGCGATTAGCAGCAGACCACGGCGGCCGAGGATCTGGCGCCGCCTTATGGATGCTATTGCTTTTGAGACTTACAGCCGTCGCCTCAGATGACAGGGTCGAGCTTCGCAATACTGCAATCCAAACACTGCTCCGAATTTTTGATGCATATGGCGAGAGACTCAGTCCTGAAGCTTGGTCAATATGCATCAAGTCAGTTGTGTTTAAACTACTAACCtcgcttgaagaagagctacGAAGAACtaaggatgaagaagctgctaAAAACGATAGGTCGGAGTGGCATGACACCGCGGTGGTTGTGCTAAATGGCATATCAACGCTGCTTGGAAACAACCTAGAGGTATTGACCGCACACTCATCGTTCAATAAGCTTTGGAATGAGCTGCTAGAACACTTGGCTACGTTGCTCGACTTTCAGGTCCTCGATATCAACACTGCAACTTTCAAAACGCTGGGGCACGTGCTCTCTCAGTCGGGTGATGAGGACAAGCCCGTTTTCAACGAGACAACGGTCACATTTGCTTGGGATCTATGGTCCCGTGGTATCCCAATCACTAAATCACCCGACGGGAAGATTCCGGACAACCAAAATTGTCTAACTGCATATGTGGCGGCTCTTCGAGAAGTTTACCGGCTCATCAAGTCTGATCTAACCGTAGAGAGGGTTCAGCGAATCCTTGCTTTGCTGCGAAAGACTGTTGAGGAAGCTTCTGTGGGGAGCTATGCCACAGATATTGATAATTTGACGCAGCTTCAGGCACAAATATTGGATGCAGTGAAAATGATTCGGACCGATATCGACGGCGTGCCATCGGCCCTGATCGTGCAAGTTGCCGAATTTGTGACCTTGGCCTATGATCAAGACTACGAGTCCCGACCTGTGTCAAAGAGAACATATGTTGCCATGTCAAAAGCCAGCATGCAAATGCTGGAGAGTCTCATTGTTAGCCACTCATCGGATGCAGATATCTATAAGAGCGGATCGGTCGTCACCGCCTTATCCGCCCTCTGCAGGCCGATTTCTCTCAAATACCAGTTTCCCATTACCACGAGATCTATTCAGCCCTGGAAACTGGCGACTTCTACTGCTTTGGTAGTCATACAAGCAACACTATCAAAGCTCGATGATCTTGACATACCCACAGCCACAATCCAAGACATCTGGCAGTTGATTGCTGAGATTGCAGATGGCATTCTCAGTGCTGACTGTAGCAATACACCACCCGGAACGGACATTGGAGATGACGAAGCGGCAGATATTGGTTCTTTCCAAAAGCTGGTGGAGCTGATTATCCCTCTGATAGGGTCAGAAAAGGTGAAGGAAGAAACTCGCAGCGCATACACTAAAAGCCTGTTCAAAACATCAATCATCCATGAACCGCCATCAGCCGACAAGCTCGCCCttgaggatggagaagctgggctGTCTAAGCTATATACACCACGGACCGGGCGCACAATATCTGATCCACCGACACTGCGCACGAAGATGGCCTATGTCGCATTTGAGGAACTCTTCTTGCTCATTTCAGTAGACGAACCGGCTGCTCACAAGCCATCTGCTGCTAAACCTATGGCGGATTACTCTGCTTGTAGAACGCGCATTGCTTGTTCCGCAGCACCGTATCTAGTTTTGCGATGCGCATTGACGCTCCGCGCCTATGTGTCTGACCAGCCACTCCGAGGCAAGATGCCGCAACCTCTAAGTCAGAGAAAGGAATTGCTGTGGACTCTACAAAAGGTGGTTTATTTGCAGAGCCAAAGCGAAGCGATATCACCTCTTGAAGGGGCTAAGAGCGAAAGTAGGAAGCATCTGCTGAGGCTGTACGTCTTGATTGTGAAGGCGTTGGGAGTGCATGGTGACGAGAAGGTGTTGTCACTTCTAAGGCAGGCGTTGGAAATTGTTGGTGGCGAGTTTGGAGCTGTGTAA
- a CDS encoding uncharacterized protein (EggNog:ENOG41) has translation MSSVRQSPSHRPQRPSYSDSMACFSLDETSLEFRQLRLLVAATGTRHSSWAQPLVVRLSKDRRIEMRAVVDDPSPRLNQLVITIQNSPLGVDWADLLVCVPLDMNGIGKMLAGVADTFLEDLLRNWNKAEKGVIMVPGMDDNVWLSPVVQQQLDELQRTRPCIHVMEPILWHYEDAAHPQQATNWSGFRHLLILIQNQADLLNLGRDVEGATRTVAVPNGTKALPGLPFELWSRILRFTGDWELASALGIETNLPMPTEWSMQAGGLGNPLLVYTHELNWTILSSDTAAICAKLSDAPADFHILPVLAVKLVIRFALVQVLAYLEANHPRLFKAFDGAFLPTKASAYYPQIEVLNYWKNSQHFQNRHVYGTEAIDGASKNGHVQVLQWWKQSGLPLLYTKVSLEQASSNGHLLVLDWWLYTAAQDHTIALHSGRSLLWAARNGHADVLRWWHASGISAGYEGGVALVASKYGHVHVLETWRKLKGDENVVFDAEEVIFTATAYGRVDVLEWWRRFSQGRLDDMNGQGVEVVFRTHKIQEAVKGNSEHKIGVQEWWFRYRLSTENSSREGWPPHLRL, from the exons ATGTCTTCTGTCAGGCAATCCCCCTCTCATCGGCCGCAGCGACCTAGCTACTCTGACTCAATGGCCTGTTTCTCTCTTGACGAAACTTCGCTAGAGTTTCGTCAGCTGCGCCTGCTCGTCGCTGCCACGGGAACCCGGCACTCTTCGTGGGCTCAACCACTCGTGGTGCGGCTTTCTAAGGATCGCCGTATTGAGATGAGAGCTGTGGTTGATGATCCTTCTCCGAGACTTAACCAGCTGGTTATCACCATTCAAAATTCACCTCTAGGCG TCGACTGGGCTGATCTCTTGGTTTGTGTGCCACTTGATATGAATGGCATTGGCAAAATGTTGGCTGGAGTGGCAGACACCTTCCTTGAAGACCTCTTGAGAAACTGGAATAAGGCTGAGAAAGGCGTGATTATGGTGCCTGGAATGGATGACAACGTGTGGCTGAGCCCGGTCGtccaacagcagctggatGAACTCCAGAGAACACGGCCTTGTATCCATGTCATGGAGCCCATCTTGTGGCACTATGAAGATGCGGCACATCCTCAGCAGGCCACAAATTGGAGTGGATTTAGACATCTACTCATTCTCATCCAAAATCAAGCCGATTTGCTAAACCTTGGTCGGGATGTCGAAGGGGCTACCAGAACGGTTGCTGTACCAAATGGCACAAAGGCTCTCCCGGGGCTACCGTTCGAGTTATGGAGTAGAATACTGAGATTTACCGGAGATTGGGAGCTGGCCAGTGCATTGGGTATCGAAACCAATCTTCCGATGCCAACAGAATGGAGCATGCAGGCCGGCGGTTTGGGCAATCCTTTACTCGTTTATACCCACGAGCTGAACTGGACGATCCTCTCAAGCGATACGGCAGCTATATGTGCGAAATTATCTGACGCACCAGCGGACTTCCACATTTTGCCAGTGCTAGCTGTAAAACTGGTTATACGGTTCGCCCTTGTCCAAGTTCTTGCTTACTTAGAGGCCAATCACCCCCGGTTGTTCAAGGCGTTTGATGGCGCTTTTCTTCCAACGAAAGCATCGGCATATTATCCCCAGATTGAGGTTCTAAATTACTGGAAGAATAGTCAACATTTTCAAAACCGACATGTATACGGTACAGAGGCCATAGATGGTGCGTCTAAGAATGGCCATGTGCAGGTATTGCAGTGGTGGAAGCAGTCGGGGCTACCGCTGCTGTATACCAAAGTCTCGCTAGAACAGGCGAGTAGCAACGGTCATCTCCTAGTCCTTGACTGGTGGCTCTATACTGCAGCCCAAGATCATACCATTGCCTTACACTCGGGAAGATCGCTATTATGGGCTGCCAGGAATGGCCACGCGGACGTGCTGCGATGGTGGCATGCTTCTGGGATAAGTGCCGGATACGAAGGCGGCGTGGCCTTGGTAGCCAGCAAATACGGACACGTCCATGTCTTGGAAACATGGCGCAAGTTGAAGGGCGACGAAAACGTCGTCTTTGATGCGGAAGAAGTGATTTTTACAGCAACAGCCTACGGACGAGTAGACGTCCTGGAGTGGTGGCGCCGATTTTCCCAGGGTCGGCTCGACGATATGAATGGGCAAGGGGTGGAAGTTGTCTTCCGAACGCATAAGATCCAAGAGGCCGTCAAGGGCAATTCCGAACATAAAATAGGAGTTCAAGAGTGGTGGTTTCGTTATAGACTGAGTACGGAGAATAGTTCTCGAGAGGGATGGCCTCCTCATCTACGTCTCTGA